From one Montipora capricornis isolate CH-2021 chromosome 10, ASM3666992v2, whole genome shotgun sequence genomic stretch:
- the LOC138019723 gene encoding thyroxine 5-deiodinase-like, giving the protein MTFVIQKVRSLAIYYLLVFVFFLGTLLRVFPFFKRLVSNFIDTVFGLKMSQDDYWESMFSRQMLTGLWRCIDLDINKKTKVGTKAYNSPLFSLDGKTCVRLLDCSKRGRPLVVNFGSSTUQPFMAKLRDFGEIVHDFSNIADFVIVYIEEAHPSDGWALKNNYNIPKHRTQEERCAAARFLLSHNPPCTVRVDSMLDAANLAYGASPERLYIIRESQIVYQGGPGPMSYNTQEVRVWLEKFAGQRIA; this is encoded by the exons ATGACGTTTGTCATCCAAAAAGTGCGCTCTTTGGCGATCTACTATCttcttgtttttgtcttttttcttggGACACTTCTAAGGGTGTTTCCGTTTTTCAAACGTCTCGTTTCTAATTTCATAGACACCGTGTTCGGGCTCAAAATGTCCCAGGACGATTACTGGGAATCTATGTTCAGCCGACAAATGCTAACTGGTCTGTGGAGGTGTATTGACCTGGACATTAATAAGAAAACCAAAGTTGGCACCAAGGCCTACAATTCCCCCCTGTTTTCCTTGGATGGGAAGACGTGCGTTCGTCTGCTAGATTGCTCGAAGCGAGGCCGTCCACTGGTGGTGAACTTCGGTAGCTCGACCTGACAGCCGTTTATGGCGAAGTTACGTGACTTCGGTGAAATTGTTCATGATTTTTCCAATATTGCAGACTTCGTGATCGTATACATTGAAGAAGCACATCCATCCGACGGCTGGGCACTCAAG AACAATTACAACATCCCCAAGCACCGTACACAAGAAGAAAGATGTGCGGCCGCTCGTTTTTTGTTATCCCACAATCCACCTTGTACAGTGAGAGTAGACAGCATGCTCGATGCAGCGAACTTGGCGTATGGTGCAAGCCCTGAAAGACTGTATATCATCCGAGAATCTCAAATCGTTTATCAAGGAGGACCTGGACCCATGTCATACAATACTCAAGAGGTTAGGGTTTGGCTTGAGAAATTCGCAGGCCAAAGGATAGCATGA